The following proteins are co-located in the Desulfonauticus submarinus genome:
- a CDS encoding glycosyltransferase, protein MQNQYHYQFVSSGLPEELHYINLKEVISHLKNHLNNFLLDPSVTACYINRIVQDKEILQDKEALSFLKYLLNKYIQLDPFDLNVLSLLIQIDPQEWIRKRISIIRKYAKNKIIDKINDIVKTNNEKSRHILHTLIKDNPDNILLAQKALLLDYLKGIAPGQWINYFKCPQELSLLWKIYLFEHYAKLNIIEEAYKLWNNIYNDLNLKENTLNLAAEILVKCGKLEQAISCYKKSLKLDKLQIPVKLRLKQLESPLPLNKELLISKKVNIYLYTYNKEKFLLKTLKSLLNTDIGNSQITVLLNGCTDNSKEILKKFNTIKTIELPINIGAPAARNWLIAQEDTWKCDYIAFLDDDITLSKNWLINFLNVAEQDQKTAVVGGKILFPQKPSRLQYLYRNFSIIRKDLLRISLDAPNNQFDNNVYDFVRETWNVMGCCHLLKTSALKKVPYFDIRFSPSQMDDIAHDIELKLKGYRIKYCGLVSIVHYQNSGIKGREDYAKFGNVIGNDVKFFYKFISLLT, encoded by the coding sequence ATGCAAAATCAATATCACTATCAGTTCGTCAGTAGCGGTCTTCCAGAAGAACTACATTATATAAATTTAAAAGAAGTTATTTCCCATTTAAAAAATCATCTTAACAATTTTCTTTTGGACCCTAGTGTTACTGCATGTTATATAAACAGAATAGTACAAGATAAAGAAATACTGCAAGATAAAGAAGCCCTGTCATTTCTTAAATATCTTTTAAACAAGTATATTCAATTAGATCCTTTTGATCTTAATGTTCTTTCACTATTAATTCAGATAGATCCCCAAGAATGGATTAGAAAAAGAATATCTATTATAAGAAAATACGCTAAAAATAAAATTATAGATAAAATAAATGATATTGTAAAAACAAATAACGAAAAAAGTCGCCATATTCTTCACACATTAATCAAAGATAATCCTGACAATATACTTTTAGCTCAAAAGGCTCTCTTATTAGATTATTTAAAAGGTATTGCTCCAGGACAATGGATAAATTATTTTAAATGTCCCCAAGAATTATCATTATTATGGAAAATCTACCTATTTGAACATTATGCTAAACTTAATATAATTGAAGAAGCATATAAACTCTGGAACAATATTTATAACGATCTCAATTTAAAAGAAAATACTTTAAATCTAGCAGCAGAAATTCTAGTTAAATGTGGAAAATTAGAGCAAGCTATTTCTTGTTATAAAAAATCTTTGAAATTAGATAAACTACAAATACCTGTAAAACTGCGTTTAAAACAGCTAGAATCCCCCTTACCTTTAAACAAAGAACTATTGATATCTAAAAAAGTTAATATTTATTTATATACCTATAACAAAGAAAAATTTTTATTAAAAACCCTAAAATCACTTTTAAACACAGATATAGGAAATTCACAAATTACTGTTTTATTAAATGGATGTACTGACAATTCAAAAGAAATACTAAAAAAATTTAATACTATAAAAACAATAGAATTACCTATCAATATTGGAGCTCCAGCAGCTAGAAATTGGCTCATTGCCCAAGAAGATACATGGAAATGCGACTATATAGCTTTTTTAGATGATGACATCACTTTGTCAAAAAATTGGCTAATTAATTTTCTTAACGTAGCAGAACAAGATCAAAAAACAGCTGTTGTCGGTGGGAAAATATTATTCCCTCAAAAACCTTCTCGTTTGCAATATCTATATCGAAACTTTTCTATTATAAGAAAAGATTTATTACGTATCTCTCTAGATGCTCCCAATAATCAATTCGATAACAATGTATATGATTTTGTACGAGAGACTTGGAATGTTATGGGGTGTTGCCACCTTTTAAAAACATCTGCCTTAAAAAAAGTGCCTTACTTTGATATAAGATTCTCTCCTTCTCAAATGGACGATATCGCTCATGATATTGAATTAAAATTAAAAGGATATAGGATAAAATATTGCGGACTCGTCTCTATAGTTCATTATCAAAATTCAGGAATCAAAGGTAGAGAAGATTATGCTAAATTTGGAAATGTTATAGGTAATGATGTAAAATTTTTTTATAAATTTATTAGCCTATTAACTTAA
- a CDS encoding glycosyltransferase, translating to MKDHFNDIEQYMLLMTLQGKYNKIVSTFQQKVKSLSPFSYYLLGNAFFKLHKYEEAIIYWNKSYFLSEGKIWFAKKRAFQLEKYFHLVTGEKLLFEKEPKVHVLILTNNRKDYLVETIKCLNQTEYDNCEVFILDNGSIDGTKDLLSDILSNGLFKKKFNFFIHSLPTNIGRPAGHNFMLTYWDHSEADFIAILDDDVLDFPPNWLKLFLNSFTYSKNVAAVGSKTLSVSGKIQDAFPIILENVLEDDSKIGFFTHRDEVDFGQYDLINNICDYVTGCFSVFKKSIFDNVGLFDIMFSPSQYVDIDHGIRMRLAGYDLLYNGNIYTIHAQLTHEERKVSKVARGNQLGNSVKLANKYGYDTFKKIITDRKQRESIFLLS from the coding sequence ATGAAAGATCATTTTAATGATATAGAGCAATATATGTTGCTTATGACTCTTCAAGGTAAATACAATAAAATTGTATCTACTTTTCAGCAAAAAGTAAAAAGTTTGTCTCCCTTTAGTTATTATTTATTAGGTAATGCTTTTTTCAAGTTACATAAATATGAAGAAGCTATTATATATTGGAATAAATCGTATTTTTTGTCTGAAGGAAAAATATGGTTTGCTAAAAAAAGAGCTTTTCAATTGGAAAAATATTTTCACTTAGTTACAGGAGAAAAATTATTGTTTGAAAAAGAACCAAAAGTCCATGTTTTAATACTTACTAATAATAGAAAGGATTATTTGGTAGAGACAATAAAGTGTTTAAATCAGACAGAATATGACAACTGCGAGGTTTTTATTTTAGACAATGGTAGTATAGATGGGACAAAGGATTTACTTTCTGATATTTTGTCTAATGGTCTATTTAAAAAGAAATTTAATTTTTTTATTCACTCTTTACCCACTAATATTGGTAGGCCTGCAGGTCATAATTTTATGTTAACATACTGGGATCACTCGGAAGCAGATTTTATAGCGATTCTTGATGATGATGTGTTGGATTTTCCCCCAAATTGGCTTAAATTATTTTTAAATTCTTTTACTTATTCTAAGAATGTGGCAGCTGTTGGATCAAAAACATTGTCTGTGTCAGGGAAGATACAAGATGCCTTTCCTATTATTTTAGAAAATGTTTTAGAAGATGATAGCAAGATTGGTTTTTTTACTCATAGAGATGAAGTTGATTTTGGACAATATGATCTTATAAATAATATTTGTGATTATGTAACAGGATGTTTTTCTGTTTTTAAAAAAAGTATATTTGATAATGTTGGATTATTTGATATTATGTTTTCTCCTTCTCAATATGTAGATATTGATCATGGTATTAGAATGAGACTAGCTGGTTACGATTTGTTATATAATGGGAATATATATACTATTCATGCTCAATTAACACATGAAGAAAGAAAAGTGAGCAAAGTCGCTAGAGGAAATCAGCTTGGGAATTCTGTTAAATTGGCTAATAAATATGGATATGATACGTTTAAAAAAATAATAACAGATAGAAAACAACGGGAAAGTATTTTTTTATTAAGTTAA
- a CDS encoding class I SAM-dependent methyltransferase, whose amino-acid sequence MIQNKNTVDLFAAIVKDIKYPYIAEVGVAKGNTSLKFAKILDNNGEIHLFDRQHIVEDVYQRLSHLGYKNIFIHGCSNKLKDSYNWDFMKIIRDNINLKFDYIYLDGAHTWEIDGFAFFLCDMLLKVGGFIDFDDYYWTFSNSPTCNPAVYPNILEYYTAEQISIPQIKLVVDLLVKRSRRYKEVVSNKLFVKSR is encoded by the coding sequence ATGATACAAAATAAAAATACTGTTGATCTGTTTGCTGCAATAGTTAAAGACATAAAATATCCATATATTGCTGAAGTTGGAGTTGCCAAAGGTAATACATCATTAAAATTTGCTAAGATACTAGATAACAATGGAGAGATTCATTTGTTTGATCGCCAGCATATAGTAGAAGATGTTTATCAGAGATTATCTCATCTTGGGTATAAAAATATATTTATTCATGGTTGTTCTAATAAATTAAAAGATTCTTATAATTGGGACTTTATGAAGATAATCAGAGATAATATTAATTTAAAATTTGATTATATTTATTTAGATGGAGCGCATACATGGGAAATAGATGGTTTTGCTTTTTTTTTGTGTGATATGCTCCTTAAAGTTGGGGGATTCATTGATTTTGATGATTATTATTGGACTTTTTCTAATTCTCCTACCTGCAATCCAGCAGTTTATCCTAATATTTTAGAATATTATACTGCAGAGCAGATATCAATTCCCCAGATCAAATTAGTTGTTGATCTTTTAGTGAAAAGATCTAGGAGGTATAAAGAAGTAGTTTCGAATAAATTATTTGTAAAATCGAGATAA
- a CDS encoding glycosyltransferase family 2 protein translates to MVKKYFDSISIWSKLNFELQQTLLINSSSTIFLYQNLLNYFLTQKININLESYNLIIEILKYIWEREPYNGEVASYLWELNKQVQIIPQSHLKLIKQISTLYQEPQNKDIFLNIWLSKNISKIKSFLKKNISQEDNLFWRTYALKLGFYELDQEIIEYILSLPWPHELSIILESIRAHYLYLFRQDKTSASKLYTKLIKKNFYSYYFLLAKLEKLTSYPDNQEKVLYYLKKGLVHYRWQISYWLMLYDILKGLDIEKNYLPGQTGILLYTFNKSNDLDNTLRSLTKAKLKNCKIFLLLNGCTDSSKSIALKYKKIWNDKLKIIELPVNIGAPAARNWLMHDKDVKKMDWVIYLDDDALIPSDFLKIFGTAVKQYPEAGVWGCKVVEGDNPFMIQHADLHLLSPQQINTQHRILNISSTISTELESNYDYIRPCCTVTGCCHLFSRKQLEKIGDFDLRFSPSQFDDVDHDLRICLQGKQVIYTGHLKVKHMCRSGKESNIYTPQIANSQANLYKLENKYSIQELNLIRRQNKYNLEKDFFQKYNLVKSFVS, encoded by the coding sequence ATGGTAAAAAAATATTTTGATAGTATTTCTATATGGTCAAAATTAAATTTTGAACTTCAACAAACTTTATTAATTAATAGCTCCAGTACTATTTTCCTATATCAAAACTTACTTAATTATTTTTTAACCCAAAAAATAAATATAAACCTAGAATCATATAACTTAATAATAGAAATTCTTAAATATATTTGGGAGAGAGAACCATATAATGGAGAAGTAGCCAGTTATTTATGGGAATTAAATAAACAAGTTCAAATTATTCCTCAAAGTCATTTAAAATTAATAAAACAAATTTCTACTTTATATCAAGAACCCCAAAATAAAGATATATTTTTAAATATTTGGCTCAGCAAGAATATTTCTAAAATCAAATCCTTCTTAAAAAAAAATATATCCCAGGAAGATAATCTATTCTGGCGAACCTATGCTCTAAAATTAGGCTTCTACGAGTTGGATCAAGAAATAATAGAATATATCTTATCCTTACCCTGGCCTCATGAACTTAGTATCATCCTTGAATCAATTCGGGCACATTATTTATATTTATTTAGACAAGATAAAACATCTGCTTCTAAGCTCTACACCAAACTTATAAAAAAAAATTTTTATAGCTATTATTTCTTATTAGCTAAATTGGAAAAATTAACAAGTTATCCAGATAATCAAGAAAAAGTGCTCTACTATCTAAAAAAAGGCCTCGTTCATTATCGCTGGCAGATATCATATTGGTTAATGTTATACGATATTCTAAAAGGTCTTGATATAGAAAAAAACTACCTCCCAGGACAAACAGGAATATTACTCTATACTTTTAACAAATCTAATGACTTAGACAACACACTTCGAAGCTTAACTAAAGCAAAATTAAAAAACTGTAAAATATTTCTTCTTTTAAATGGATGCACAGACAGCAGCAAAAGTATTGCTTTAAAATATAAGAAAATATGGAATGACAAACTAAAAATTATTGAACTCCCTGTTAATATAGGGGCTCCTGCAGCTAGAAACTGGCTAATGCATGACAAAGATGTAAAAAAGATGGACTGGGTCATATATTTAGACGATGATGCTTTGATCCCTTCTGATTTTCTGAAAATATTTGGAACAGCTGTAAAGCAATACCCAGAAGCTGGGGTGTGGGGATGTAAAGTAGTAGAGGGAGATAATCCATTTATGATCCAACACGCTGACTTACACCTTTTATCTCCTCAACAAATTAATACCCAACATAGAATATTAAATATCTCTTCCACTATTTCTACAGAGCTAGAATCAAATTATGATTATATAAGACCATGCTGTACTGTCACTGGCTGTTGTCATCTATTTTCTAGAAAACAATTAGAAAAAATCGGAGATTTTGACTTGCGTTTTTCTCCATCACAATTTGATGATGTAGATCACGATTTAAGAATCTGCTTGCAGGGCAAACAAGTAATTTATACAGGCCATTTAAAAGTAAAACACATGTGTAGAAGTGGAAAAGAAAGTAATATTTATACACCCCAGATTGCCAACTCCCAAGCAAATCTTTATAAACTTGAGAACAAGTATTCAATACAAGAATTGAATCTTATTCGTAGACAAAACAAATACAATTTAGAAAAAGATTTTTTCCAAAAGTATAATTTAGTTAAATCTTTTGTTTCATAA
- a CDS encoding glycosyltransferase, protein MGGCQDFPRISIITPCLNDEKFISQCIESVLSQEYPNLEYIVIDCGSIDSSLDIVNAYKKDIVLEHIPTEDRFNAIRQVLSKTSGQVIGFLYPKARYFDGSLFVVGEIFKSCQDISWITSKAFVCWDEYNQVNNLIESFPNYFNIEKNKKIGVEFSFWRRDLINDLKLTDNVYLKADDLWSLFLKKTKLYIIESILGGRYIKSKKKTILETSRLERWLDTESFVLQYAQFNFNLNYKRISFLPLSELVDRSNFKPIFRCLSRLSSEITDAIRSATSQVIRSRIIEKQKQLLYSMLKECEIHFDKRSNYLISTIVSSYKGEEFIKECLDDLLSQTLKDKIQIIIIDADSPQNEGDIIREYQKKYLNICYVRTPVRIGVYTAWNLGILLAKGSLITPFSTNDRLRKDAYELLAKELLSNPHVALVYGDTKVTDEPHQDFENASPSKTHPNNFVWPDFSYFDLLQRCLVGPHPMWKTCIHDRIGFFDEFYTAMADQEFWLRVGEEFELKHIPLFTGLYWLDEDALSNHAKSSLPIYEKEHIRSMYRNRNFLYKQNKLFQTKISIIIPVYNQVEYTRRCLYILSYVLKKFLNCEVIVIDNASSDETSNFLKQVSGNFKVITNKENLGYTLACNQGAEEASGEFLLFLNNDTEPFSGFLEHMLKVFERECNVGAVGCQLIYPNGTIQEAGAVVFSDGTALNFGRGKDPMLSIFNRVSRVDYCSGACLLTPKEIFKEVGGFDPIYSPGYYEDTDYSFTLRSLGLETYYEPNAKILHHGSVSAGLDENQGMRRFLSINRKKFLKKWSIALRKHEDRPEDLDCVWTVDRDFLGFRVANNYIKRKYHHFSFFCSAENKLVTDNFQKKFKMEKKSFFHSYKDTDICFVSDFMPRFDCSSSQLRVHNILKICTSLGYKLNYFYFIPDENDQCYADLHKNVTFKLIDFNSKRYLEYILDSNPKVLWVTNLWLLEYFQKVRFIVKEIRKHGQDIKIIIDTMDFHAKKFLRKYRLSKDISDLYVAEQFLKLEQETYPFADQLIVVTEQEKKDLEQELINLPPITVIPNIHYFSNINIPFAKRKGIVFLGNFDVNHNYDAVLYFLKEIYPRILELNDNIKFHIVGFKSREKFKHLENENVIVHGKVKDLQSFLQQFRVFVCPLTYGAGMKGKIGEAIVSGLPIVSTAIGIEGFDLRDKVDCFVADSPDDFALKTSLLYSKQDIWENFVKKSREKLEEKINLDKIKTNINKLLS, encoded by the coding sequence ATGGGAGGATGTCAGGACTTTCCAAGAATAAGTATTATTACTCCATGTTTAAATGATGAGAAATTTATATCTCAGTGCATAGAATCTGTTCTTTCTCAAGAGTATCCTAATCTAGAGTATATAGTAATAGATTGTGGAAGTATAGATTCTAGTCTAGATATAGTAAATGCTTATAAGAAAGATATTGTTTTGGAGCATATACCGACGGAGGACAGGTTTAATGCAATAAGACAAGTTTTATCGAAAACTAGTGGACAGGTTATTGGTTTTTTATATCCTAAGGCTAGGTACTTTGATGGCTCTTTATTTGTAGTAGGAGAGATTTTTAAATCCTGCCAAGATATATCATGGATTACATCTAAAGCCTTTGTTTGTTGGGATGAATACAATCAAGTTAATAACCTAATAGAATCTTTCCCAAATTATTTTAATATTGAAAAAAATAAAAAGATTGGAGTAGAATTTTCTTTTTGGCGAAGAGATTTAATTAATGACTTGAAATTAACGGATAATGTCTACTTGAAAGCAGATGATTTGTGGAGTCTTTTTTTAAAGAAGACTAAATTATATATTATAGAAAGTATTTTGGGAGGAAGGTATATAAAGAGTAAAAAAAAGACTATATTAGAAACAAGTAGATTAGAAAGGTGGTTGGATACAGAGTCTTTTGTGTTACAGTATGCTCAGTTTAATTTTAATTTAAATTACAAAAGGATTTCCTTTTTACCTCTCAGTGAATTGGTTGATAGAAGTAACTTTAAACCTATTTTTAGGTGTTTATCTAGATTAAGTTCTGAAATAACAGATGCAATAAGGTCTGCTACTTCTCAGGTTATACGTTCGAGGATTATAGAGAAACAAAAACAATTACTCTACAGCATGCTGAAAGAATGTGAAATACATTTTGATAAAAGGTCAAATTATTTAATTTCTACGATTGTCTCTTCGTATAAAGGAGAAGAATTTATTAAGGAATGTCTTGATGATTTACTTTCTCAAACATTAAAAGATAAAATACAAATTATTATTATTGATGCTGATTCTCCTCAAAATGAAGGCGATATTATCAGAGAATATCAAAAAAAATATTTAAATATTTGTTATGTACGTACACCAGTTCGTATAGGAGTTTATACAGCGTGGAATCTTGGTATCTTATTAGCAAAGGGTAGTCTGATAACTCCGTTTAGTACAAATGATAGATTAAGAAAAGATGCTTATGAATTGCTTGCAAAGGAATTGCTGAGTAATCCTCATGTAGCTTTGGTGTATGGAGATACTAAAGTTACAGACGAACCCCATCAAGATTTTGAAAATGCTTCTCCTAGCAAAACACACCCTAATAATTTTGTTTGGCCTGATTTTTCTTATTTTGATCTTTTGCAACGTTGTCTGGTAGGTCCTCATCCTATGTGGAAAACTTGCATTCACGATAGGATTGGTTTTTTTGATGAATTTTATACTGCAATGGCTGATCAAGAATTTTGGTTGAGAGTGGGAGAAGAATTTGAATTAAAACATATTCCTTTATTTACTGGATTATATTGGTTAGATGAGGATGCTCTTTCTAATCATGCTAAGTCTTCTTTGCCCATTTATGAGAAAGAACATATTCGTTCGATGTATAGAAATAGAAATTTTTTATATAAACAGAATAAACTATTTCAGACAAAAATATCAATTATTATTCCAGTTTATAATCAAGTAGAATATACAAGACGTTGTCTATATATTCTGTCTTATGTATTAAAAAAATTCTTAAATTGTGAAGTTATCGTTATAGACAATGCTTCATCAGATGAGACATCTAATTTTCTCAAACAAGTAAGTGGGAATTTTAAAGTAATTACAAATAAAGAAAATTTAGGATACACCTTGGCGTGTAATCAAGGTGCTGAAGAGGCGAGTGGTGAATTTTTACTTTTTCTAAATAATGATACGGAGCCATTTTCAGGTTTTTTAGAACACATGTTAAAAGTTTTTGAAAGAGAGTGTAATGTTGGGGCTGTTGGTTGTCAGCTAATTTATCCTAATGGAACTATTCAAGAAGCAGGAGCGGTTGTATTTTCAGATGGGACTGCGTTAAATTTTGGTAGAGGTAAAGATCCAATGCTTTCTATTTTTAATAGAGTGAGCAGAGTAGACTATTGTTCTGGAGCTTGTTTATTGACTCCTAAAGAAATTTTTAAAGAAGTTGGAGGTTTTGATCCTATTTACTCCCCTGGTTATTATGAAGATACGGATTATAGTTTTACTTTACGTTCATTGGGGTTGGAAACTTATTATGAACCTAATGCTAAAATTTTGCACCATGGCTCTGTTTCTGCGGGTTTAGATGAAAATCAAGGAATGCGACGTTTCTTAAGTATCAATAGAAAAAAATTTTTAAAAAAGTGGAGCATTGCTTTAAGGAAACATGAAGATCGGCCAGAAGACTTGGATTGTGTTTGGACTGTGGATCGCGACTTTTTAGGTTTTAGGGTGGCAAATAATTATATTAAAAGAAAATACCACCATTTCTCTTTTTTCTGTTCTGCTGAGAACAAACTAGTGACAGATAATTTTCAGAAAAAGTTTAAAATGGAGAAAAAGAGTTTTTTTCATTCTTATAAAGATACAGATATATGTTTTGTTAGTGATTTTATGCCTAGATTTGATTGTAGTTCTTCTCAACTTAGAGTGCATAATATACTAAAAATATGTACATCTTTAGGCTATAAGTTAAATTATTTTTATTTTATCCCTGATGAAAATGATCAGTGCTATGCTGATCTACATAAGAATGTAACTTTTAAATTAATAGATTTTAATTCCAAAAGATATTTGGAATATATATTAGACAGTAACCCAAAAGTATTATGGGTAACGAATCTTTGGCTTTTAGAATATTTCCAAAAAGTTAGATTTATTGTGAAAGAGATTAGGAAGCATGGTCAGGATATAAAAATTATTATAGATACAATGGATTTTCATGCTAAGAAATTTTTACGTAAATATCGTCTTTCTAAAGATATTTCTGATTTATATGTTGCAGAGCAGTTTTTAAAATTAGAACAAGAAACCTATCCTTTTGCTGATCAACTTATTGTAGTAACTGAACAGGAAAAAAAGGATTTAGAACAAGAATTGATTAATTTGCCTCCTATTACTGTTATTCCTAACATTCATTATTTTTCAAATATAAATATTCCTTTTGCAAAAAGAAAAGGAATAGTGTTTTTAGGCAATTTTGATGTCAATCATAATTATGATGCGGTACTATATTTTTTAAAAGAAATTTATCCTCGCATTTTAGAGCTTAATGATAATATTAAATTTCATATTGTTGGTTTTAAATCTAGAGAAAAATTTAAACATCTAGAAAATGAAAATGTTATTGTGCATGGGAAGGTTAAGGATTTACAGTCATTTTTGCAGCAATTTAGAGTGTTTGTGTGTCCTCTTACCTATGGCGCAGGAATGAAAGGGAAAATCGGAGAGGCAATTGTCAGTGGGCTCCCGATAGTTTCTACTGCTATAGGCATAGAAGGGTTTGATTTAAGGGATAAAGTAGATTGTTTTGTCGCGGATAGTCCGGATGACTTTGCGCTAAAAACAAGCTTATTGTATTCAAAACAAGATATTTGGGAAAATTTTGTAAAAAAATCTAGAGAGAAATTAGAAGAGAAAATCAACCTAGATAAAATAAAAACTAATATTAATAAATTATTAAGTTAA
- a CDS encoding glycosyltransferase, which translates to MLFTPRQHLLFFGSLPLDYSFWFAKQILDQNNSNISLAFLVLAQNLVKNPFDKTHFQTVESLLGKVAIDHGYKGWLIENKEQIKKFWGLTTDKILSLLEATKNDPAVLKRIFFENNHPHIRWHILFRIWRLGDADLLKNLGQIFAKECDYFRVLWNWIKFRLDLDIDITLEKRNRTYLDYNLLAEIFFKQGEVEEAVKYWLLSLKFDPSQIYLIYRIYESFQISNLPNVNDYNIHIVLYTYNKLDTTFRTLNSLLNSDIGNSKITLLNNGSTKFSPSILEDKIKQLDGFNKINLIHLPVNIGAPAARNWLWNLPDSQEADFVVFLDDDVLLPHEWLKFYIQDFLNFPDIVVVGPKVVNPNGLRTIQYVFRYFQEIGRYKIRFTANSPEQIDWGQYDYRRPCLSVMGCCHMFDVRRWKQKQIPWFDVRFSPSQVDDLEHDLQIWLQGGEVLYDGRVEVMHLQDAGKNAIKDRASWAHVWGNHMKMEAKFNEKELSVINTRVVEEEKKYFRKIFKEIRDILPFNAVDFVSFLMKQKI; encoded by the coding sequence ATGTTATTTACACCCCGACAACATCTGTTGTTTTTTGGTAGTTTACCTTTAGATTACTCTTTTTGGTTTGCTAAGCAAATTTTAGACCAAAATAATTCTAATATTTCTTTAGCTTTTTTAGTATTAGCTCAGAATTTAGTAAAAAATCCATTTGATAAAACACATTTTCAAACGGTTGAGTCTTTGTTAGGTAAAGTAGCTATTGATCATGGATATAAAGGCTGGCTAATAGAGAATAAAGAGCAGATAAAAAAATTTTGGGGTTTGACAACAGATAAGATTCTATCTTTATTAGAAGCTACGAAAAATGACCCAGCAGTTCTTAAAAGAATATTTTTTGAAAACAATCATCCTCATATAAGATGGCATATTTTATTTAGGATCTGGAGATTAGGCGATGCAGATTTATTAAAGAATTTAGGGCAAATATTTGCTAAAGAGTGTGATTATTTTAGAGTTCTTTGGAATTGGATTAAATTTAGATTGGATTTAGATATTGATATAACTTTAGAAAAAAGAAACAGAACATATTTAGATTATAACTTATTGGCAGAAATTTTTTTTAAACAAGGAGAAGTAGAAGAGGCTGTTAAATATTGGTTATTATCTCTTAAATTTGATCCTTCTCAGATTTATTTAATTTATCGTATTTATGAATCCTTTCAAATTTCTAATTTACCCAATGTAAATGATTATAATATACATATTGTTCTCTATACTTATAATAAACTAGACACTACTTTTAGAACCCTAAATTCTTTATTAAATTCTGATATTGGTAATTCAAAAATAACCCTTTTAAATAACGGATCCACAAAATTTTCTCCTTCTATATTGGAAGATAAAATAAAGCAACTAGATGGTTTTAATAAGATTAATTTGATTCATTTGCCTGTTAATATAGGAGCTCCTGCAGCCAGAAATTGGCTTTGGAATTTGCCAGATAGCCAAGAGGCTGATTTTGTGGTTTTTTTAGATGATGATGTCTTATTGCCTCACGAGTGGTTAAAATTTTACATACAAGATTTTTTAAATTTTCCTGATATTGTTGTAGTAGGCCCTAAAGTTGTAAATCCGAATGGCTTGCGGACTATTCAATATGTTTTTAGATATTTCCAAGAAATAGGAAGATATAAAATTCGGTTTACAGCAAATAGTCCAGAACAAATAGATTGGGGACAATATGATTATAGACGACCGTGTCTTTCAGTAATGGGCTGTTGTCATATGTTTGATGTAAGAAGATGGAAACAAAAACAAATTCCTTGGTTTGATGTTAGATTTTCACCTTCTCAGGTTGATGATCTTGAACATGATTTGCAAATATGGCTCCAGGGAGGAGAGGTTTTATATGACGGTAGGGTAGAAGTTATGCATCTACAAGATGCTGGCAAAAATGCAATTAAGGATAGGGCATCTTGGGCTCATGTATGGGGAAATCATATGAAGATGGAAGCTAAGTTTAATGAAAAAGAATTGAGTGTGATTAATACTAGAGTAGTAGAAGAAGAAAAAAAATATTTTAGAAAGATTTTTAAAGAGATTAGAGATATTTTACCTTTTAATGCTGTAGATTTCGTATCTTTCCTTATGAAACAAAAGATTTAA